AGGACCCGCCCCGCCGCATTGGGGACGGTTCCGGTCTTCTCGTCGAAGGGCACATCGGGCAGGGGTACGCCGCGGTAGCCCACGGACCGGAAGACCAGATCCACCGCCAGCCGCTCGGTGCGGCCGGTGGCGACCGCCTTGAGCCCGCCGGCCCCGTCGGCCGCCAGGGCGTTCCGCACCAGCGTCATCCCGCACACCCGGCCGGCGGCGTCGCCCTCGAGCGCGACGGGCGAGACGAGAAAGCGGAGCGTGAGGAGCTTCGGCTTCCCGGTCGGCGCCCGGGTCGCGTATTCCTGGAGCAGCTCGACCTTCGTGCGCAGGGCGCGCTCGCCGGAGCGCTCCAGCTCCGCGGCGCTCAGCGGGTCGAGCGCGACCTCCTGGGGCAGGGCGCGCACGTCGCAGCCCTCGAGGTCCCCGAGCTCGCGCAACTCCGGCACCGTGAACGCCGCCTGCGCGGGGCCGCGGCGGCCGAGCAGCCAGACCTCGCGGACGCGGCTCGCGCGCAACGCCTCCAGCGCGTAGTCGGCGACGTCGGTCGTGGACAGCTCCGCGGGCGTGCGACACAGCATCCGCGCCACGTCCACCGCCACGTTGCCGACGCCGACCACCGCCACCCGTTCCGCCGAGAGGTCGAACGCGAGGTCGCGGAACCGCGGGTGCCCGTTGTACCAGGCCACGAACTCGGTCGCGGAGTGGCTCCGGGCGAGATCCTCGCCCGGGATGCCCATGCGGCGGTCGGTCTGGGCGCCGGTGGTGAAGCACACCGCGTGGTAGTGGCGCGCGAGGTCGCGCAGCGCGACCTCGCTGCCGAACTCGACGTTGCCGAAGTAGCGGAATCCCGGACGGCTCGCCACCGCGTCGAACGACCGCGTGACGGTCTTGATCTTCTCGTGGTCCGGCGCGACGCCGAAGCGCACCAGGCCGTGGGGCGCCGGGAGCCGCTCGTACATGTCAACCCCGACAGCCGGGGCCTCCCGCGCCAGCAGCCGCTCGGCGAGGAAGAAGCCGGCGGGGCCGGCGCCCACGATGGCGACGCGCACCCAGCCAATCTAACCGTCGCGCACGGCGGGGGCAGGAGCGGCGGCGCTCCCGCGCGAGTGCGGACCGCGCTCTCTCGCGCGTTCGCCCGCCGCGCGCTACCTTGTGCGCCCATGTCGCCCGATACCACCGCGCACGCGATGCGGCTCGCGCCGCTCGACTACGGCATCATCGCCGTCTACTTCGTCTTCGTCCTCGCGATCGGCGCCATCCTGAGGCGCCACGTCAAGACCAGCGGCCACTTCCTGATGAGCGGCAGGGCGGTGCCGCTGTGGATCACCAGCCTCGCCTTCATCTCCGCCAACCTCGGCGCGCAGGAAGTGATCGGGATGGCGGCCTCGGGCGCCAAGTACGGGATCATGACCGCCCACTTCTACTGGGTGGGCGCGATCCCGGCGATGGTGTTCCTGGGGCTGTTCATGATGCCGTTCTACTACGGCAGC
The nucleotide sequence above comes from Gemmatimonadales bacterium. Encoded proteins:
- a CDS encoding FAD-dependent oxidoreductase; protein product: MRVAIVGAGPAGFFLAERLLAREAPAVGVDMYERLPAPHGLVRFGVAPDHEKIKTVTRSFDAVASRPGFRYFGNVEFGSEVALRDLARHYHAVCFTTGAQTDRRMGIPGEDLARSHSATEFVAWYNGHPRFRDLAFDLSAERVAVVGVGNVAVDVARMLCRTPAELSTTDVADYALEALRASRVREVWLLGRRGPAQAAFTVPELRELGDLEGCDVRALPQEVALDPLSAAELERSGERALRTKVELLQEYATRAPTGKPKLLTLRFLVSPVALEGDAAGRVCGMTLVRNALAADGAGGLKAVATGRTERLAVDLVFRSVGYRGVPLPDVPFDEKTGTVPNAAGRVLSPTTHNPLTGLYVAGWIKRGPSGVIGTNKPDAAETADAMVADFAAGALPEPAEPDPAAIERLLRERQPCLITFDDWKMLDRIESERGQANGRPRVKMTEAEIMAKLGCT